A DNA window from Streptococcus parapneumoniae contains the following coding sequences:
- a CDS encoding PadR family transcriptional regulator, whose product MKETQLLKGVLEGCVLDMIAQKERYGYELVQTLRDAGFDTIVPGTIYPLLQKLEKNQWIRGDMRPSPDGPDRKYFSLTKEGEERVSVFWQQWDDLSQKVEGIKNGG is encoded by the coding sequence ATGAAAGAAACTCAACTATTAAAAGGTGTTCTTGAAGGTTGTGTCTTGGATATGATTGCTCAAAAAGAGCGATATGGTTATGAGTTGGTTCAGACTTTGCGAGATGCTGGATTTGATACTATCGTTCCAGGAACTATTTATCCTTTGTTGCAAAAGTTAGAAAAAAATCAATGGATAAGAGGCGACATGCGTCCGTCGCCAGATGGCCCAGATCGGAAGTATTTTTCGTTAACCAAAGAAGGAGAAGAGCGTGTCTCGGTCTTTTGGCAACAATGGGACGATTTGAGTCAAAAAGTAGAAGGGATTAAGAATGGGGGTTAA